A part of Haloarchaeobius sp. HME9146 genomic DNA contains:
- the rpl18a gene encoding 50S ribosomal protein L18Ae, giving the protein MSQFTIRGTFETRHGPSPFETTIDAENENVAREHTYANFGSKHNLKRTQVEISEVEEQ; this is encoded by the coding sequence ATGAGTCAGTTTACTATCCGCGGGACGTTCGAGACACGTCACGGGCCCAGCCCGTTCGAGACGACGATCGACGCAGAGAACGAGAACGTCGCACGCGAGCACACGTACGCGAACTTCGGCAGCAAGCACAACCTGAAGCGTACCCAGGTCGAGATCTCGGAGGTCGAGGAACAATGA
- a CDS encoding aminotransferase class V-fold PLP-dependent enzyme translates to MSTQTTDPLDVERIRQDFPILQRQFDGTDLVYLDNAATTQTPEPVVDCIVDYYHGYNANVHRGIHTLSQEASIAYEDAHDRVAEFIGASGGREEVVFTKNTTESMNLVAYAWGLNELGPGDEVVTTEMEHHASLVTWQQVAKRTGADIKFIPIDESGQLDMAAAKELITDDTKMLSVVHVSNTLGTVNPVSELADIAHDHGALAFVDGAQAVPTRPVDVEAIDADFYAFSGHKMCGPTGVGVLYGKRHILDEMEPYLYGGGMIKKVTFEESKWNDLPWKFEPGTPNISQGIALEAAIDYLDDIGMERVQAHEEMLAEYAYDRLSEHDDIEIYGPTPEQGRGGLVSFNIDSVHAHDLSSIVNDFGVAIRAGDHCTQPLHDKLGVAASARASFYIYNTREEIDALVEAVDEARQLFA, encoded by the coding sequence ATGAGCACCCAGACGACCGACCCCCTCGACGTCGAACGCATCCGGCAGGACTTCCCCATCCTCCAGCGGCAGTTCGACGGGACGGACCTCGTCTACCTCGACAACGCGGCGACGACGCAGACCCCCGAGCCGGTCGTCGACTGCATCGTCGACTACTACCACGGCTACAACGCGAACGTCCACCGTGGTATCCACACGTTGAGCCAGGAGGCCTCCATCGCCTACGAGGACGCCCACGACCGCGTCGCCGAGTTCATCGGGGCCTCCGGCGGCCGCGAGGAGGTCGTCTTCACGAAGAACACGACAGAGAGCATGAACCTCGTCGCCTACGCCTGGGGCCTGAACGAACTCGGCCCCGGCGACGAGGTCGTCACGACCGAGATGGAGCACCACGCCTCGCTGGTCACCTGGCAGCAGGTCGCAAAGCGGACCGGGGCGGACATCAAGTTCATCCCCATCGACGAGTCCGGCCAGCTCGACATGGCGGCCGCGAAGGAACTCATCACGGACGACACGAAGATGCTCTCGGTCGTCCACGTCTCGAACACCCTCGGGACCGTCAACCCGGTCTCGGAACTCGCCGACATCGCCCACGACCACGGTGCCCTCGCGTTCGTCGACGGCGCACAGGCCGTCCCGACGCGCCCGGTCGACGTCGAGGCCATCGACGCCGACTTCTACGCCTTCTCCGGCCACAAGATGTGCGGCCCGACCGGTGTCGGCGTCCTCTACGGGAAGCGCCACATCCTCGACGAGATGGAGCCGTACCTCTACGGCGGCGGCATGATCAAGAAGGTCACCTTCGAGGAGTCGAAGTGGAACGACCTCCCCTGGAAGTTCGAGCCCGGAACGCCCAACATCTCGCAGGGCATCGCCCTCGAAGCCGCCATCGACTACCTCGACGACATCGGGATGGAGCGTGTCCAGGCCCACGAGGAGATGCTGGCGGAATACGCCTACGACCGCCTCTCCGAGCACGACGACATCGAGATATACGGCCCGACGCCCGAGCAGGGCCGCGGCGGCCTCGTCTCGTTCAACATCGACTCGGTCCACGCCCACGACCTCTCGTCCATCGTCAACGACTTCGGCGTGGCAATCCGGGCGGGCGACCACTGCACCCAGCCCCTGCACGACAAGCTCGGTGTCGCCGCCAGCGCCCGCGCCTCGTTCTACATCTACAACACCCGCGAGGAGATCGACGCGCTCGTCGAGGCGGTCGACGAGGCGCGCCAGCTGTTCGCGTAG
- a CDS encoding DsrE family protein — translation MNGYAIVIATDEFEKITAASIIGSIAAASDIPVDIFVTMNGLRPFEHEVVETRDFHVGPLGEAMLTSEETEIPLFTEQFRDAKEMGPMRIYACTMAMEMWGRELSDYVDIFDGELGVSGFLSKAADKQVIFI, via the coding sequence ATGAATGGCTACGCAATCGTCATCGCGACGGACGAATTCGAGAAGATCACCGCGGCGAGCATCATCGGCTCCATCGCGGCAGCCTCCGACATCCCGGTCGACATCTTCGTGACGATGAACGGGCTCCGCCCGTTCGAACACGAGGTCGTCGAGACCCGCGACTTCCACGTCGGGCCCCTCGGCGAGGCCATGCTGACCAGCGAGGAGACCGAGATTCCCCTGTTCACGGAGCAGTTCCGTGACGCCAAGGAGATGGGCCCCATGCGCATCTACGCCTGCACGATGGCCATGGAGATGTGGGGCCGCGAACTCTCCGACTACGTCGACATCTTCGACGGGGAGCTGGGGGTCTCCGGCTTCCTGAGCAAGGCCGCCGACAAGCAGGTCATCTTCATCTGA
- the sufU gene encoding Fe-S cluster assembly sulfur transfer protein SufU → MGMGSDMYRQQILDHYKNPRNYGEIEDATFTHVGENPMCGDEIRMDVKLDDDGETIAAVAFRGDGCAISQASASMLSGKLRGKTLDELAEMDRDDVVDMLGVEISPMRIKCAVLAEKVAQDGAEIYLGEKDLDKTTTEEDDD, encoded by the coding sequence ATGGGAATGGGCTCGGACATGTACCGACAGCAGATCCTCGACCACTACAAGAACCCGCGCAACTACGGGGAGATCGAGGATGCGACGTTCACCCACGTCGGGGAGAACCCGATGTGCGGTGACGAGATTCGGATGGACGTGAAACTCGACGACGACGGCGAAACCATCGCCGCCGTGGCGTTTCGCGGCGACGGCTGTGCCATCTCGCAGGCCTCCGCGAGCATGCTCTCTGGGAAGCTCCGCGGGAAGACGCTCGACGAACTCGCCGAGATGGACCGCGACGACGTCGTCGACATGCTCGGCGTCGAAATCTCGCCGATGCGCATCAAGTGCGCCGTCCTCGCGGAGAAGGTCGCACAGGACGGGGCGGAGATCTATCTGGGTGAAAAGGACCTGGACAAGACGACGACGGAAGAAGACGACGACTGA
- a CDS encoding DUF1641 domain-containing protein — MAEAPQQIEAEELAEAIEQNPEAVAEFVSRLDAVNELLDVLELGTSAMDDDMVMRLAKTGTTLAESADAVATPETVRLAEAVGREGEDLAAAVETISELQRNGTLDDLAALADLLALMNGAVDDDMVMRLARTGSSLGELADTAAEPDTVRGLERMLHAVGDASVEESEPVGVIGLAKATRDPEVKEGLGYLLALAKALGRR; from the coding sequence ATGGCAGAAGCACCCCAACAGATAGAGGCCGAGGAACTCGCCGAGGCCATCGAGCAGAACCCCGAGGCCGTCGCCGAGTTCGTCTCGCGCCTCGACGCGGTGAACGAGCTGCTCGACGTGCTCGAACTCGGCACGAGCGCGATGGACGACGACATGGTCATGCGCCTCGCGAAGACCGGCACCACGCTGGCCGAATCCGCCGACGCGGTCGCCACGCCGGAGACGGTTCGGCTGGCAGAAGCCGTCGGCCGCGAGGGAGAGGACCTCGCCGCCGCGGTCGAGACCATCTCGGAACTCCAGCGCAACGGCACCCTGGACGACCTCGCGGCGCTGGCCGACCTGCTCGCGCTCATGAACGGCGCGGTCGACGACGACATGGTCATGCGCCTCGCCAGGACCGGCAGCAGCCTCGGCGAACTCGCCGACACCGCCGCCGAGCCCGACACGGTCCGCGGGCTGGAGCGCATGCTGCACGCGGTCGGTGACGCCAGCGTCGAGGAATCAGAGCCTGTCGGGGTCATCGGCCTCGCGAAGGCGACCCGGGACCCCGAGGTCAAGGAGGGGCTTGGCTACCTGCTCGCGCTGGCGAAGGCGCTCGGAAGAAGGTAA
- a CDS encoding 50S ribosomal protein L39e, which translates to MGKKSKAKKKRLAKLERQNSRVPAWVMLKTDMEVQRNYKRRNWRRNDTDE; encoded by the coding sequence ATGGGTAAGAAATCGAAGGCCAAGAAAAAGCGCCTCGCCAAGCTCGAGCGACAGAACAGTCGCGTGCCGGCGTGGGTCATGCTCAAGACCGACATGGAAGTCCAGCGTAACTACAAGCGCCGCAACTGGCGACGTAACGACACCGACGAATAA
- a CDS encoding translation initiation factor IF-6, giving the protein MLRTAFAGSPYVGVFARATNDCLLCRPDIESSVREAMTDELEVPAIPTTIAGSSTVGALAAGNSNGLVVSSRVTQRERDRIAETVDLTIGELPGRRNAAGNIVLANDTGAYVHPDLSDEAVAVVEDTLEVPVERGDLAGVRTVGTAAVTTNKGVLCHPKSTDAELDYLEDLLGVPADVGTINYGAPLVGSGLVVNDTGYVAGEDTTGPELGRIEDALGLID; this is encoded by the coding sequence TTGCTCCGTACCGCGTTCGCCGGGTCACCGTACGTCGGCGTCTTCGCGCGGGCGACGAACGACTGTCTCCTCTGCCGTCCAGACATCGAGTCGTCCGTCCGTGAAGCCATGACCGACGAACTCGAGGTGCCCGCTATCCCGACGACCATCGCCGGCTCGTCCACTGTCGGCGCGCTAGCCGCCGGTAACTCGAACGGTCTCGTCGTGTCGAGCCGCGTCACCCAGCGCGAGCGCGACCGAATCGCAGAGACCGTCGACCTCACCATCGGCGAGCTCCCCGGTCGGCGCAACGCCGCCGGGAACATCGTGCTCGCCAACGACACCGGTGCGTACGTCCACCCGGACCTCTCCGACGAGGCCGTCGCCGTCGTCGAGGACACCCTCGAGGTGCCCGTCGAACGAGGCGACCTCGCGGGGGTCCGCACGGTCGGTACCGCCGCTGTCACTACGAACAAGGGCGTGCTCTGTCACCCCAAGTCCACCGACGCCGAACTGGACTACCTCGAAGACCTCCTCGGCGTTCCCGCCGACGTCGGCACCATCAACTACGGTGCCCCGCTCGTCGGCTCCGGGCTGGTCGTCAACGACACCGGCTACGTCGCCGGCGAGGACACGACCGGGCCCGAACTGGGCCGCATCGAGGACGCGCTCGGCCTCATCGACTGA
- a CDS encoding HD domain-containing protein, translating to MDQTALRDRARTYFGGLSPCHDWHHVERVVANAERLVTDTDREVDEDVLLAAAWLHDIGRKREADGEIDCHAEWGAEEARDILAEFDVDAETRAAVAHCTRAHRFSNDVEPESFEAKLLSDADNLDAIGAVGLARMFAHTGEIAQPIHDPELPPEDDDSTAGETAFNHLHKKLLELDSRMYTDVGREVAADRHDFLETFVSRFEAEVTGER from the coding sequence ATGGACCAGACCGCCCTCCGCGACCGCGCCCGCACCTACTTCGGCGGGCTCTCACCGTGTCACGACTGGCACCACGTCGAGCGCGTCGTCGCCAACGCCGAGCGACTCGTCACAGACACCGACCGCGAGGTAGACGAGGACGTCCTCCTGGCTGCGGCGTGGCTCCACGACATCGGCCGGAAGCGCGAGGCCGACGGCGAAATCGACTGTCACGCCGAGTGGGGTGCCGAGGAAGCCCGCGACATCCTCGCCGAGTTCGATGTCGACGCAGAGACGCGAGCCGCCGTCGCCCACTGCACCCGCGCCCACCGGTTCTCGAACGACGTGGAACCCGAGAGTTTCGAGGCGAAGCTCCTCTCCGACGCCGACAACCTCGACGCCATCGGTGCGGTCGGCCTTGCCAGGATGTTCGCCCACACCGGCGAAATCGCCCAGCCAATCCACGACCCGGAGTTGCCGCCCGAGGACGACGACTCCACAGCAGGCGAGACCGCCTTCAACCACCTCCACAAGAAGCTCCTCGAACTCGATTCGCGGATGTACACCGACGTCGGCAGAGAGGTGGCAGCTGACCGTCACGACTTCCTCGAGACCTTCGTCAGCCGCTTCGAGGCCGAAGTCACTGGCGAACGCTGA
- a CDS encoding sulfurtransferase TusA family protein yields the protein MSEQLTADVTIDARGSGCPGPLMDLIGKVKKADSGTVFELQTSDRGSVSDVPEWVEKAGHELLETVEHDDYWSIYVQKA from the coding sequence ATGTCCGAACAACTCACTGCTGACGTAACGATCGACGCACGCGGCTCCGGCTGCCCCGGCCCCCTGATGGACCTCATCGGGAAGGTCAAGAAAGCCGACAGCGGCACCGTCTTCGAACTCCAGACGTCCGACCGCGGCTCGGTCTCCGACGTCCCCGAATGGGTCGAGAAGGCCGGCCACGAGCTGCTGGAGACCGTCGAGCACGACGACTACTGGAGCATTTACGTCCAGAAGGCCTGA
- a CDS encoding NAD(P)/FAD-dependent oxidoreductase — protein sequence MTDIVIVGGGTGGTVLANRLVEDLEREVAAGEVEVTLINDSPDHVYKPTFLYVPFGKKTANDAVRPLADLVDRRVNLEINRVVGIDTENKTLDLQDGGDTLSYDYLVVATGAKLVPEEVPGLMEGGHHFYGAEGAEQLRDALADFEEGHLVLSVVGVPHMCPAAPVEFVLMADEWFRERGIRDQVEITYTYPIMRLHGLQPVSDWMEPRFADRDINTVTFFNAEEVDPENKVIRSMEGEELDYDLLVAIPPHSGDDLIADSGLGDDGWVAVDKHTLEAEHAEDVFAMGDAADVPTSKAGSVAHYEADVIADRIASKVRGQLPTATFDGKTVCFIEAGMNEATFVEFDFENPPELRDESRPVHWAKLAYNESYWLTARGLL from the coding sequence ATGACTGACATCGTCATCGTCGGGGGCGGCACCGGCGGCACCGTCCTCGCAAACCGGCTCGTCGAGGACCTCGAGCGCGAGGTCGCGGCCGGCGAGGTCGAGGTGACGCTGATCAACGACTCCCCCGACCACGTCTACAAGCCGACGTTCCTGTACGTCCCGTTCGGGAAGAAGACCGCCAACGACGCGGTCCGGCCCCTGGCCGACCTCGTCGACCGGCGGGTGAACCTGGAGATCAACCGCGTCGTCGGCATCGATACGGAGAACAAGACGCTCGACCTGCAGGACGGCGGCGACACGCTGTCGTACGACTACCTCGTCGTCGCGACCGGCGCGAAACTGGTCCCCGAGGAGGTGCCCGGCCTCATGGAAGGTGGGCACCACTTCTACGGGGCCGAGGGGGCGGAACAGCTCCGCGACGCCCTCGCCGACTTCGAGGAAGGCCACCTCGTGCTGAGCGTCGTCGGCGTCCCGCACATGTGCCCGGCCGCGCCGGTCGAGTTCGTGCTCATGGCGGACGAGTGGTTCCGCGAGCGCGGCATCCGCGACCAGGTCGAGATCACGTACACCTACCCCATCATGCGACTGCACGGCCTCCAGCCGGTCTCGGACTGGATGGAGCCGCGCTTCGCCGACCGGGACATCAACACGGTGACCTTCTTCAACGCGGAGGAGGTCGACCCCGAGAACAAGGTCATCAGGTCGATGGAGGGTGAGGAACTCGACTACGACCTGCTCGTGGCCATCCCGCCCCACAGCGGCGACGACCTCATCGCGGACTCCGGCCTCGGCGACGACGGCTGGGTCGCGGTCGACAAGCACACCCTCGAAGCCGAACACGCCGAGGACGTGTTCGCCATGGGTGACGCCGCCGACGTGCCGACCAGCAAGGCCGGCTCCGTCGCCCACTACGAAGCCGACGTCATCGCGGACCGCATCGCCAGCAAGGTCCGCGGTCAGCTCCCGACGGCGACGTTCGACGGGAAGACCGTCTGCTTCATCGAGGCGGGCATGAACGAGGCGACGTTCGTCGAGTTCGACTTCGAGAACCCGCCCGAACTCCGCGACGAGTCACGCCCCGTCCACTGGGCGAAGCTCGCGTACAACGAGTCCTACTGGCTGACCGCCAGGGGGCTCCTCTGA
- the thpR gene encoding RNA 2',3'-cyclic phosphodiesterase, producing MRLFVSVDLPDDIAEDVAALQDCFDAATGLKFVDPTQAHITLKFLGEVSKARLPAVKDAVETGVRESEVDPFDAAFGGLGVFPSLDYINVLWLGVREGAAALTALHEGIEAETTAIGFSPESHEFTPHVTLARMEHAGGKETVQACVRDNDPDAGSMHVEEVRLTESVLTPDGPQYRTVERFRL from the coding sequence ATGCGACTCTTTGTCAGTGTCGACCTCCCGGACGACATCGCCGAGGACGTGGCGGCCCTCCAGGACTGCTTCGACGCGGCGACCGGGCTGAAGTTCGTCGACCCCACACAGGCGCACATCACGCTGAAGTTCCTCGGGGAGGTGAGCAAGGCCCGCCTGCCCGCCGTGAAAGACGCTGTCGAGACGGGCGTCAGGGAGTCCGAGGTCGACCCGTTCGACGCCGCCTTCGGCGGGCTCGGGGTCTTCCCCTCGCTGGACTACATCAACGTGCTCTGGCTCGGCGTCCGCGAGGGCGCGGCCGCGCTGACCGCGCTCCACGAGGGTATCGAGGCTGAGACCACCGCCATCGGGTTCTCCCCCGAATCCCACGAGTTCACCCCACACGTCACGCTCGCCCGGATGGAACACGCCGGCGGGAAGGAGACCGTGCAGGCGTGTGTCCGGGACAACGACCCCGACGCGGGGTCGATGCACGTCGAGGAGGTCCGCCTGACCGAGAGCGTCCTCACGCCGGACGGCCCGCAGTACCGGACCGTCGAACGGTTCCGGCTCTAG
- the ftsY gene encoding signal recognition particle-docking protein FtsY, whose protein sequence is MFDNLKEKLGSFRKDVEETADEKAEAAEAEAPEAEAEPAAEEDVAAADAEASTESTADDEPVDSADTVEATGDEPDEPDEAASVESAPAADPREEDDVEESNGNSTGFGSKLKAAATGKFVIEEEDLEDPLWELEMALIQSDVEMSVANEILENIKRELVGERRKFTESTGNIVEEALADALYDVISVGQFDFDARVAEADKPVVIIFTGVNGVGKTTSIAKLSRYFEERGLSSVMANGDTYRAGANEQIREHADNLDTKLIAHEQGGDPAAVIYDAVEYAEAHDIDVVLGDTAGRLHTNEGLMDQLEKIDRVVGPDMTIFVDEAVAGQDAVQRAKKFNEAAAIDGAILTKADADSNGGAAISIAHVTGKPILFLGVGQDYGDLERFDPDRMVERLLEEDEE, encoded by the coding sequence ATGTTCGACAACCTGAAGGAGAAGCTGGGTAGCTTCCGCAAGGACGTCGAGGAGACGGCCGACGAGAAGGCCGAAGCGGCCGAAGCGGAAGCACCCGAAGCCGAGGCGGAGCCAGCAGCCGAGGAGGACGTGGCTGCGGCCGACGCCGAGGCGTCAACCGAGTCCACGGCGGACGACGAGCCCGTCGATTCCGCCGACACCGTCGAGGCGACCGGCGACGAACCCGACGAACCCGACGAGGCAGCGTCGGTCGAGTCGGCCCCGGCGGCCGATCCTCGCGAGGAGGACGATGTCGAGGAGTCGAACGGGAACTCGACCGGCTTCGGTTCCAAGCTGAAGGCGGCCGCCACGGGCAAGTTCGTCATCGAGGAGGAGGACCTCGAGGACCCGCTCTGGGAGCTCGAGATGGCGCTCATCCAGTCCGACGTGGAGATGAGCGTCGCCAACGAGATCCTCGAGAACATCAAGCGCGAGCTCGTCGGTGAGCGCCGGAAGTTCACCGAGTCGACGGGGAACATCGTCGAGGAGGCGCTCGCCGATGCCCTCTACGACGTCATCTCGGTCGGCCAGTTCGACTTCGATGCGCGCGTCGCCGAGGCCGACAAGCCCGTCGTCATCATCTTCACCGGCGTCAACGGCGTCGGGAAGACGACGAGCATCGCGAAGCTCTCGCGCTACTTCGAGGAGCGCGGGCTGTCGTCCGTGATGGCGAACGGCGACACCTACCGCGCCGGCGCGAACGAGCAGATCCGCGAGCACGCGGACAACCTCGACACGAAGCTCATCGCCCACGAGCAGGGCGGTGACCCGGCGGCCGTCATCTACGACGCCGTCGAGTACGCCGAGGCCCACGACATCGACGTGGTGCTGGGCGACACGGCCGGTCGCCTGCACACGAACGAGGGCCTGATGGACCAGCTCGAGAAGATCGACCGCGTGGTCGGTCCGGACATGACCATCTTCGTCGACGAGGCCGTCGCCGGCCAGGACGCGGTCCAGCGCGCGAAGAAGTTCAACGAGGCGGCCGCCATCGACGGTGCCATCCTCACGAAGGCCGACGCCGACTCCAACGGCGGCGCGGCCATCTCCATCGCCCACGTCACGGGCAAGCCCATCCTGTTCCTCGGCGTGGGGCAGGACTACGGCGACCTCGAGCGGTTCGACCCCGACCGGATGGTCGAACGGCTGCTCGAGGAAGACGAGGAGTAG
- a CDS encoding DUF424 domain-containing protein, translating to MIVNERQTEEGLFVSVCDPDVMGETFEEGPVSLTVSEEFYGGEHREEDEVLDSLRRATVANIVGKRSVDVAVEAGFIDEDAVLDIEGTLHAQLLRLG from the coding sequence ATGATCGTTAACGAGCGACAGACCGAAGAAGGACTGTTCGTCTCCGTCTGTGACCCGGACGTCATGGGCGAGACGTTCGAGGAGGGGCCGGTGTCGCTCACGGTCTCCGAGGAGTTCTACGGCGGCGAACACCGCGAGGAGGACGAGGTACTGGACAGTCTGCGTCGGGCGACCGTCGCGAACATCGTCGGAAAGCGCTCCGTCGACGTGGCCGTCGAAGCCGGGTTCATCGACGAGGACGCGGTGCTCGACATCGAGGGAACGCTCCACGCACAGTTGCTCCGGTTGGGCTGA
- the pfdA gene encoding prefoldin subunit alpha encodes MMGGGGGQAQQLQQEMQAIQAEIEEIEEEITEVRNEKSEIDEAVEALNTLESESIVQVPLGGDAYIRAEVQDIDEIIVGLGGGYAAERDRDGAIETLENKQDSLDDYIDELEAEIAELEEENSEIEAQMQQMQQQQMQQQMQQMQQQAEEEGDGE; translated from the coding sequence ATGATGGGCGGTGGCGGCGGTCAGGCCCAGCAGCTCCAGCAGGAGATGCAGGCGATTCAGGCCGAGATCGAGGAGATCGAAGAGGAGATCACCGAGGTCCGGAACGAGAAGAGCGAGATCGACGAGGCCGTCGAGGCCCTGAACACGCTCGAATCCGAGTCCATCGTGCAGGTCCCGCTCGGCGGCGACGCGTACATCCGCGCCGAAGTGCAAGACATCGACGAGATCATCGTCGGCCTCGGCGGCGGCTACGCCGCAGAGCGCGACCGCGACGGTGCCATCGAGACCCTGGAGAACAAGCAGGACTCGCTGGACGACTACATCGACGAGCTCGAAGCGGAGATCGCAGAGCTCGAAGAGGAGAACAGCGAGATCGAGGCGCAGATGCAGCAGATGCAACAGCAGCAGATGCAGCAGCAGATGCAGCAGATGCAACAGCAGGCGGAAGAGGAAGGCGACGGCGAATAA
- a CDS encoding 50S ribosomal protein L31e: MSSSDFEERVVTVPLRDVNAEAKHKRADKAMTLIREHLAQHFKVDEDSVRLDPSINEAVWSRGRKKPPSKLRVRAARFDEEGEAVVEAEHAE; encoded by the coding sequence ATGAGTTCCAGTGATTTCGAGGAGCGCGTCGTCACCGTCCCGCTCCGAGACGTGAACGCAGAAGCGAAGCACAAGCGTGCAGACAAAGCGATGACGCTCATCCGCGAGCACCTCGCCCAGCACTTCAAGGTCGACGAGGATTCGGTCCGTCTCGACCCCTCGATCAACGAAGCGGTCTGGTCGCGCGGCCGGAAGAAGCCCCCGAGCAAGCTCCGCGTCCGTGCCGCCCGCTTCGACGAGGAAGGCGAGGCCGTCGTGGAAGCCGAACACGCGGAGTAA
- a CDS encoding signal recognition particle protein Srp54, whose product MVLDDLGSSLRGTLDKLRGKSRLSEEDVEEIVKEIQRSLLQADVDVSLVMDLSDSIKTRALEEEPPKGTPARDFVLRIVYEELVGLVGDSTDLPLENQTILLAGLYGSGKTTSAAKIAWWFSKKGMRPAIIQTDTDRPGAYDQSKEMARRAEVDFYGDDDAEDPLEIVRDGMEATKDADIRIVDTAGRDGLNQELIDQIERIEDVATPDKNLLVIDAAMGQSAKEQAQKFEESIGIDGVVITKLDGTAKGGGALAAVNETGSSIAFLGTGEEVKDVERFEPDGFISRLLGMGDLKQLTERVERAMEETQAEDDEDWDPEDMLKGNFTLKDMKKQMDAMNKMGPLDQIMDMIPGFGGGIKDQLPDDAMDVTQERMRSFEVIMDSMTEKEMENPRGIGQKQVERIARGAGQPEEKVRELLQQHKMMERTLKQFQGGMDGDMQRMMKKMQKQGGGGGGMGGLGGGGGGPFG is encoded by the coding sequence ATGGTACTCGACGACCTCGGGAGTTCGCTGCGGGGCACGCTCGATAAGCTCCGCGGGAAGTCCCGTCTCTCTGAAGAAGACGTCGAGGAGATCGTCAAGGAGATCCAGCGCTCGCTCCTGCAGGCCGACGTCGACGTCTCCCTCGTGATGGACCTCTCGGACAGCATCAAGACGCGCGCCCTGGAGGAGGAGCCGCCGAAGGGAACGCCGGCCCGGGACTTCGTGCTCCGCATCGTCTACGAGGAGCTGGTCGGGCTCGTCGGTGACTCCACCGACCTCCCCCTGGAGAACCAGACCATCCTCCTCGCCGGGCTGTACGGGTCCGGGAAGACCACGAGTGCGGCGAAGATCGCCTGGTGGTTCTCGAAGAAGGGCATGCGCCCGGCCATCATCCAGACCGACACCGACCGTCCCGGTGCGTACGACCAGTCCAAGGAGATGGCGCGCCGCGCCGAGGTCGACTTCTACGGCGACGACGACGCCGAGGACCCCCTCGAGATCGTCCGCGACGGGATGGAGGCCACGAAGGACGCCGACATCCGCATCGTCGACACGGCGGGTCGTGACGGCCTGAACCAGGAGCTCATCGACCAGATCGAGCGCATCGAGGACGTCGCCACCCCCGACAAGAACCTGCTCGTCATCGACGCCGCGATGGGCCAGTCCGCGAAGGAGCAGGCCCAGAAGTTCGAGGAGTCCATCGGTATCGACGGCGTCGTCATCACGAAGCTCGACGGGACCGCGAAGGGTGGTGGCGCACTCGCGGCCGTCAACGAGACCGGCTCGTCCATCGCCTTCCTCGGGACCGGTGAGGAGGTCAAGGACGTCGAGCGCTTCGAGCCCGACGGCTTCATCTCCCGCCTGCTCGGCATGGGCGACCTCAAGCAGCTCACCGAGCGCGTCGAGCGCGCGATGGAGGAGACCCAGGCCGAGGACGACGAGGACTGGGACCCCGAGGACATGCTGAAGGGGAACTTCACCCTGAAGGACATGAAGAAGCAGATGGACGCGATGAACAAGATGGGCCCGCTCGACCAGATCATGGACATGATTCCGGGCTTCGGCGGGGGCATCAAGGACCAGCTGCCCGACGACGCCATGGACGTGACCCAGGAGCGCATGCGCAGCTTCGAGGTCATCATGGACTCCATGACCGAGAAGGAGATGGAGAACCCGCGTGGCATCGGCCAGAAACAGGTCGAGCGCATCGCCCGCGGCGCGGGCCAGCCCGAGGAGAAGGTGCGTGAACTGCTCCAGCAGCACAAGATGATGGAGCGCACCCTGAAGCAGTTCCAGGGTGGGATGGACGGCGACATGCAGCGGATGATGAAGAAGATGCAGAAGCAGGGCGGCGGTGGCGGCGGTATGGGCGGTCTCGGTGGCGGCGGCGGTGGGCCGTTCGGATAG